One Sodalinema gerasimenkoae IPPAS B-353 DNA segment encodes these proteins:
- a CDS encoding peptidylprolyl isomerase, with the protein MTVLKRWLKLALLVALLLPLSLGLSAAWWDGDDAGGDRQNYRQSRMPQGDAITDPKALLQYALPIENDAVRRVQEQIEDIGRQLRARKRWSAVSRDVRGAKSTLAYRRDEILEAVVPSQREAGQDYLDRVDEQIRELEAVAEVEDREEAWILRRKILNTLGELQSLMVGEFPFEIPQEYADLPQLKGRATVEMTTSQGDLTMVVDGYNAPITAGNFVDLVQRGFYDGIDFVRAEANYVLQAGDPPGPEDGFVDPETGEYRTIPLEIRVRSENDPIYGFTLEEIGLYREQPVLPFSAFGTLGMAHRDLDANSGSSQFFFFLFQPELTPAGLNLLDGRYAAFGYVVDGLDVLEKLGRGDRIESARVVDGAQYLKG; encoded by the coding sequence ATGACTGTACTGAAACGCTGGCTGAAACTCGCACTCCTCGTCGCCCTACTGCTTCCCCTCTCCCTGGGACTCAGTGCCGCTTGGTGGGATGGCGATGATGCTGGGGGAGACCGCCAGAACTATCGCCAAAGTCGGATGCCCCAAGGGGATGCTATTACCGATCCTAAAGCCCTGCTGCAATATGCTCTCCCCATCGAGAACGACGCGGTGCGACGGGTTCAAGAGCAAATTGAGGATATTGGGCGACAGCTTCGGGCCCGTAAACGCTGGTCAGCGGTGAGCCGGGATGTGCGCGGGGCAAAGTCAACTTTGGCCTATCGCCGGGATGAAATCCTAGAGGCGGTGGTTCCTTCGCAACGAGAGGCGGGACAAGACTATCTCGATCGCGTTGATGAGCAGATTCGTGAATTAGAAGCCGTTGCCGAAGTTGAAGACCGAGAAGAGGCGTGGATTCTTCGCCGCAAGATTCTCAACACGCTTGGTGAGTTGCAATCGCTGATGGTGGGTGAGTTTCCCTTTGAGATTCCTCAAGAGTATGCTGACTTACCCCAACTCAAAGGCCGCGCCACGGTGGAAATGACCACCAGTCAAGGGGACTTAACCATGGTGGTTGATGGCTACAATGCCCCCATCACGGCCGGAAACTTCGTCGATTTGGTGCAACGGGGTTTCTATGATGGCATCGACTTTGTGCGGGCTGAAGCCAATTATGTCTTACAGGCGGGAGATCCACCGGGGCCTGAGGATGGGTTTGTGGACCCTGAGACCGGTGAGTATCGCACCATTCCCCTCGAAATTCGGGTTCGTAGCGAGAATGACCCGATTTATGGCTTTACCCTCGAAGAGATTGGCCTCTATCGGGAACAGCCGGTTCTACCCTTTTCGGCTTTTGGTACTCTGGGAATGGCCCATCGGGATCTCGATGCGAATAGTGGATCGTCTCAGTTCTTCTTCTTCCTGTTCCAACCGGAGTTAACCCCGGCGGGATTGAACTTGCTCGATGGTCGCTATGCGGCGTTTGGCTATGTGGTGGATGGCCTGGATGTTCTGGAGAAACTCGGCCGGGGCGATCGCATCGAATCGGCTCGTGTTGTCGATGGTGCCCAATACTTGAAAGGGTGA